The sequence CTCACCGCGCGAGAGCCAGCACCTGGCGCTGCAGCTGACCATGATGTACGCGAAGATGATCGAGGACGCCAACTTCCTCCACTTCTTCCGCAGCGCCTCGGTGCTGCGCCTGAGCGCCGTCTGGCCGATGGTCGACCCCAGCGGCGAGCTGATGCTGGCCTTCGATGCCGATGGCGTGGTCGTCGGTGCCAACAGCGGTGCGCGCCGCATGCTCAGCGGTGGTGGCGAGAGCGGCCTGGTGACCGAACTGGTGGGCTCGCCGCTCGACAGCATCTTTCGGGAAGGCATGCAGGCGGTCTGGCGCATTACCCGCGGCGGCGCGTCGAGCCAGCGCTCGGCGCTGACCACCTACCAGCATGGTGTGTTCTATGCCGAGGTGATCTCGCCGCGCAGCGAACCCGAGCGCCGCGCCGCCACGCCGGATGCCGAGGCCGACGTCAGCGCGCCCGCACTCGACCGCCTCGCCGGCGACGACCCGCAGATGCAGCGCCTGATCCGCCAGGCCAAGCGGCTGGTGAACAAATCGGTCGACATCCTGCTCCACGGCGAGACCGGCACCGGCAAGGAGGTCGTGGCCAGGGCGCTGCATGAATCGAGCGAGCGGCGCGACAAGGCCTTTGTCGCCATCAACTGCGCGGCGATTCCCGAGTCGCTGATCGAGAGCGAGCTGTTCGGCTATGCGCCAGGCGCCTTCACCGGCGGACGCAGCAAGGGCATGCGCGGCCTGATCGCCCAGGCCGATGGCGGCACGCTGTTCCTCGACGAGATCGGCGACATGCCGCCGCACCTGCAGACGCGGCTGCTGCGCGTGCTGGCCGAGAAGGAGATCACGCCGCTCGGTGGCGACAAACCCCAGAGCATCCGGCTCACCGTGGTGGCCGCCTCGCACCGCGACCTGCGCAAGCTGATCGCCGACGGCCTGTTCCGCGAGGATCTCTACTACCGCCTGTGCGGCGCCATCCTGTATCTGCCGCCACTGCGCCAGCGGCACGACATCGCCTACCTGATCGAGCGCCTCGCCGCCGAGGAGGCCGCCGAAATGGGCTGCTCGGCCAGCATCGATCCGCAGGCGCTGGCGGCGCTGTGCGCCCACGCCTGGCCAGGCAACGTCCGCCAGCTGCGCAATGTGCTGCGCTTTGCGCTGGCGGTCAGTGACGGGGGCACGGTGCGGATCGATGATTTGCCCGGCGAGTTGATGGAGCCGGCGGGCGCGGCGTTCCCCGCGCCGGCGGTTGCGGCACCGTCACCGGCTGCCGCCGAGAAAGACCGCCCGCGCTGGCGCGACCAGGAAGGGCAGTGGCTGCTCGATTCGCTGCAACGGCACAAGTGGTGCATTACCGCGACCGCCGAAGAGCTTGGGCTGTGCCGGGCGACAGTGTATCGACGCATGAAACGCCACGGCATCGTGCAGCCCAACCAGCAGTAGGGCGCGGCTGCGCTGGCCGCGGGCTGCGCACGCGCATTCCCTTGCGGGGCGACTTCGCCTAGAATCTGGGAAAAATTTTCTCCCTTGCGGTTTGGAGAGAAAAAAAATTCCACATCCTAGCGACGCCCGGTCGTGACGCCACCATGAAGATTGATCGTATCCAGCGCCAGATCCTGGCCGAACTGCAGAAGAACTCCCGCATCAGCAACCAGGAGCTGGCCGACCGGGTCGGCCTGTCGGTGTCGCCATGCTGGCGACGGGTACGCGAGCTGGAGGAGGGCGGGCTGATTCGTGCCTACGTGGCCCTGCTCGATCGCAAGAAGCTCGGTCTCGATGCCTGCCTGTGGTGCCAGATCCGCCTCAAGAAGCACAGCGCAGCCATTGCCGAGCAGTTCGAGTCGATGGTGGCCGGGCGGCCGGAGGTGGTCGAGTGCTACGAGTTGACCGGCGAGAGCGACTACCTGATGAAGGTCTACCTGCCGGACATGGACGCCTACACCGCCTTCATGCACAGCTTCCTGCTCAAGATGCAGGACGTGGACGTGGTGCGCACCAGCGTCACGCTGCGCGAGATCAAGAACGAAACCGCGCTGCCGATCTGAGCCGGGCGCGCTGCCAAGAAAAAGCCCCGCGACGCAGGCGGGGCTTTTTCATGCGCGGGTCGGGCTCAGTTGCCTTCGACCGGCGGCTCGGTGAAGCTGGCACCGGACTGGTTGGCCAGGTAGGCCACGGCGCGGATCAGCTCCTTGTCGGTCAGGTCGGCCGCGCCGCCTTTCGGGGGCATGGCGCCCTTGCCGTTGGTGGCGGTGGTCACGAGGGCGTCGAGACCCATGGCGATACGCGGTGCCCAGGCGGCGTTGTCGCCGGTCTTGGGCGCTTCGAGCACGCCGGAGCTGTGACAGGCAGCGCACACATTGGTGTAGATCTGCTCGCCCGTACGGCTGCCCGGGGCCACCTTGGCGACTTCGAGTTCGACGCGGGCGACCGGCTGGGTCAGCTTGGCGGACAGTTCGCCGTCGATGCTTTTCTGATCACCACAGCCTGCCAGCGGCAGGGCGACGACGGCAAGAAGGCTCAGGAGGCGCGTTTGGGTCATGCTCTATTCCTCTGTGCGGGTGCAACAATCATAAAGCCGCGATTATAGCGGGGCCTAGCCCGGTTTGGAAAACGTCGCCGTGGACGCGTTGCGCAAAAGGCGCTATTCTCACGCCCTCTGCGCGCCTGTAGCTCAGTGGATAGAGTACTGGCCTCCGAAGCCAGGGGCCGCTGGTTCGATTCCAGCCAGGCGCGCCAGCCCCCTCAAACGGTTTCCGCGGTCACGCGCTCGTTATTGCGCCCTACCTGACCATGCTCGAATACCGCATCATCCCCGTCACCCCGTTTGCCCAGAACTGCTCGCTGCTGTGGTGCGCCGACACCCGCCAGGCGGCCGTGGTCGACCCCGGTGGCGACATCCCGCGCATCCGGCAAGCCATTGCCGAGGCCGGGGTCACGGTGGACAAGATCCTGCTCACCCATGGCCATATCGACCACGCCGGCGCCACCGCCGAGCTGGCACGCACACTGGGGGTCCCGATCATCGGCCCGCAGCAGGAGGAGCGCTTCTGGCTCGACGCGCTCGGCCAGCAGAGCAAGATGTTCGGCTTCCCGCCGGTGGAGTCCTTCGAGCCTGATCGCTGGCTCGAAGAGGGGGACACGGTCGAGGTCGGCCACTGCCGCCTGCAGGTCATCCACACGCCGGGCCATACGCCGGGCCATGTCGTGTTCTTCGACGCCGATGCACGCCTGGCGGTGGTGGGCGATGTGCTGTTTGCCGGCTCGATCGGGCGCACCGACTTCCCGCGCGGCGACCACGCCACGCTGGTCGCTGCCATCCGCAACAAACTGTGGCCGCTCGGCGATGATGTCAGTTTCATTCCCGGTCATGGTCCGCAATCGACCTTCGGCGCCGAGCGCGCGACCAACCCCTATGTGGCCGACGGGCGCTGAATACGGCCCCGGATGACAGGCCGATTTGCGGTAGGATGTGCGCCAAGATCGATTGACCGTTTGATTGAGCGAGGACGCCGCCGTGCGATTGGCCATTCTTGAAGACGATACGCTGCAGAGCGAGACGCTGGCGGACTGGTTGCGCCACGCGGGGCATGACGTGCATGCCTTTTCGCAGTCCCGCGACTTCATCCGGGTGGCCGGCCGCGAGAGCTTCGACCTGTGCCTGATCGACTGGATGCTGCCCGAGATGAGCGGCACCGAGGTGCTGCACTGGCTGCGCGAAGACCGTGCCAATGACACGCCGGTGATCTTCATCACCGCCCGCGACGCCGAAGAAGACATCGTCACCGCGCTGGGCGCTGGCGCCGACGACTACCTGATCAAGCCGCTACGCCGCTTCGAACTGCTCTCGCGCATCGACGCGGTCATGCGCCGCGCCCGCCCGCAGGCGTCCGACAACGTGATCGACGTGCCGCCCTTCAGCTTCGACGTGCAGTCCAAGCGCGCCACCATCGATGGCGAGCCGGTCGAGCTGACCGACAAGGAATTCGACCTGGCCGCCTTCCTGTTCAAGAACCTCGGCCGTCTGCTCTCGCGCGGGCACATGCTCGAAGCCGTGTGGGGGCGCAACCCCAACCTCGCCACGCGCACGGTCGACACCCACATCAGCCG comes from Denitromonas sp. and encodes:
- a CDS encoding MBL fold metallo-hydrolase, whose protein sequence is MLEYRIIPVTPFAQNCSLLWCADTRQAAVVDPGGDIPRIRQAIAEAGVTVDKILLTHGHIDHAGATAELARTLGVPIIGPQQEERFWLDALGQQSKMFGFPPVESFEPDRWLEEGDTVEVGHCRLQVIHTPGHTPGHVVFFDADARLAVVGDVLFAGSIGRTDFPRGDHATLVAAIRNKLWPLGDDVSFIPGHGPQSTFGAERATNPYVADGR
- a CDS encoding response regulator transcription factor, with translation MRLAILEDDTLQSETLADWLRHAGHDVHAFSQSRDFIRVAGRESFDLCLIDWMLPEMSGTEVLHWLREDRANDTPVIFITARDAEEDIVTALGAGADDYLIKPLRRFELLSRIDAVMRRARPQASDNVIDVPPFSFDVQSKRATIDGEPVELTDKEFDLAAFLFKNLGRLLSRGHMLEAVWGRNPNLATRTVDTHISRVRSKLGLRPENGFRLTPTYNYGYRLEQIDAEDAAAD
- a CDS encoding c-type cytochrome, giving the protein MTQTRLLSLLAVVALPLAGCGDQKSIDGELSAKLTQPVARVELEVAKVAPGSRTGEQIYTNVCAACHSSGVLEAPKTGDNAAWAPRIAMGLDALVTTATNGKGAMPPKGGAADLTDKELIRAVAYLANQSGASFTEPPVEGN
- a CDS encoding Lrp/AsnC family transcriptional regulator, which codes for MKIDRIQRQILAELQKNSRISNQELADRVGLSVSPCWRRVRELEEGGLIRAYVALLDRKKLGLDACLWCQIRLKKHSAAIAEQFESMVAGRPEVVECYELTGESDYLMKVYLPDMDAYTAFMHSFLLKMQDVDVVRTSVTLREIKNETALPI
- a CDS encoding sigma-54-dependent Fis family transcriptional regulator, which encodes MQNIDQRAHIERVLSVTRSADTKADRIQRSWQRCIEDYDLDPTRPTPAHILEASRLREHRDQVEDFLQVARTGMEQLYKRVCDLGYVLLLTDAGGVAVDFIGNDRWQGELRRSGLYLGADWSEARAGTCAVGTCIADRSAITCHQTDHFDASHIGLTCNSAPLLDPTGDFLGVLDVSALTSPSPRESQHLALQLTMMYAKMIEDANFLHFFRSASVLRLSAVWPMVDPSGELMLAFDADGVVVGANSGARRMLSGGGESGLVTELVGSPLDSIFREGMQAVWRITRGGASSQRSALTTYQHGVFYAEVISPRSEPERRAATPDAEADVSAPALDRLAGDDPQMQRLIRQAKRLVNKSVDILLHGETGTGKEVVARALHESSERRDKAFVAINCAAIPESLIESELFGYAPGAFTGGRSKGMRGLIAQADGGTLFLDEIGDMPPHLQTRLLRVLAEKEITPLGGDKPQSIRLTVVAASHRDLRKLIADGLFREDLYYRLCGAILYLPPLRQRHDIAYLIERLAAEEAAEMGCSASIDPQALAALCAHAWPGNVRQLRNVLRFALAVSDGGTVRIDDLPGELMEPAGAAFPAPAVAAPSPAAAEKDRPRWRDQEGQWLLDSLQRHKWCITATAEELGLCRATVYRRMKRHGIVQPNQQ